In the Natrinema sp. CBA1119 genome, CGGCGGCTGAAGACGTCGATTTCGAGCAATAGCTTCGATTCTGTGTCGATCGCGACGTACAGCCACTTCTTTTCGTCATCGACTTCGATCTGTTTCTCGTCGACCGCGACCCGCGACGGCGATGCCGTCGCGGGTCGCTCTGGGCCTCTGAGAGTTTGTGCGTCTAGTTCCAGATTGCGCCGTGAGAACGGTCAATACCGAGTATTTCCAGCACTACAACGACCTCTCGAACCGACAATCCCATCGAATGTAGGCGCACCCCGAACATCCTGACGAGTGTCGGGGTGCGCTCGTTCTCCCAAAGCTCATCACAATCCACGTCCAAGGTCTCTCTGAGCAGGTCGGCGAGTTGTATGACCACTTCTCGCCACCACCTGCTCGCTTCTCAAACCCTCATCTAGACAGTGCCTTTTTGTTCGATGTTTGATTTAGATAAACAATACCAACTATTACATTACCGAAGTCGAAACTTAGCAGAGGACGAATGAGAACACCTAATGGGGTCTCCTTCATACTCAGAGTAACATGGTAGAAGAAGATATTCTGGTTGTGAATTTCTGTGTATTTGAGGAAGAAGAATGCGAATACTTTACAAAGAACCAGATACGGGACTATAGTCATAGTTTAAGTGGTGAATTTAGCAAAGTTTGGTTAGTTGGAAATATCGTTCATCGAGAGGGGATCCTCACCTCTCGAATTGATTCAGATTCAGTAGAGGTAGTTCCCTATATAAATAATCAATCAAACTTTTTGACCTCCCTGTTGATTGGGATAGCAAGAGTGATACGAGCTTCATATGCAAGCTCAAGCGCAATTGTTAATGTTCCATCGCCTGGGTACGCTCCTCTAATAATACCGATTGCGCTTTTAACTAACCATCTATCAGTATATGTCGCAATGAACCCCCATGATGCAGTCGATCGTTCTCAAACAAGTTTTCGTGGGCGTATCACTACAAGGCTGAAGCATTTGCTCAATGTAGCACATACGACGCTTGCTCTCAGATTAAGTGACTCTGTCCTCGTACGTGGCGACAAATCGAGATACGAATCGTACGGTAACGTACACGAATCCAGACCAATCATAAGTATAAGTGAGTCTGAGAAGGTCGGAAATACAAACGATAGTTTCGATTTTCTTTATGTTGGTGGATTTTACGAACGGAAAGGCCTAGATATTTTGCTCAAGGCTTTCGCACAAGTTGAGAAAGAATACGAAGAAGTTCGACTTCGCATTGTCGGTGATGGTGAACAGCGAAAAGAATTAGAGAAATTGACTGAATATTTAGGGATAGATAATCAAGTTACATTTGAAGGGTATATTGATGACTCAATAGAACTCGCAAAAGTATACAACCAATCAGATGTTCTTGTTCTTCCCGCGAAACGTGGCGAGGGATTTCCGCGAGTGATCGACGAAGCACATCTATACGCGCTCCCTGTTATAACAACGGATTTGGGCCATTTCAGTAACTCGCTGACTGATGGCGAAAACGCACTCCTTGCTTCGCCGGGGTCGGTTTCGTCCTTAGCAAACCAGCTGCAGAGGATTATTCAAAGTCCAAAAATCCGAGAAAAGCTAGCAGAAAATGGCTGTGAACGGGTCACTAGATTGAGAAACGAAACTGCCGCAGATCAGCACGCAGCAATAGTAAAGGGCGAATATACGTCGGAGACTTATTCTTGATAGAGTTCAATACTGCGCTCAGCTATTTTCTGCCAAGATAATTCGGTTTGAGCGTACTCAATGGCTTTCTTCGAATATGAATTGATTCGATCTGGGTCAGAAATCAGTTGGGAAATTATTGACGCCAATACTTTTGAGTTACCCCGTTCGAAAGTCATACCATTCTCATTTGCGATCAAGAAATCCGTTGCAGTACTATGGCAGACTATAACCGGAAGTCCACAACCAATTGCCTCAATAATCGTGATTCCCAACTTCCCCGGCCAAATCCCGACATCAGCTAAATTGTAGTACTCTGAGAGCGATTCATGGGGAACCTCCCCGCAGAATTTCACTTGATCACTGAGATCAAGATCGGACACAAGTTCTCTGATTTCTCGAAGATATTCATCGGGTCCGGGCCCAACGATGAGAAGCCTTATATTGGACTCTTCGTCCACTACCGAATCAAACGCTTGAAGCAAAACATCCAAATCTTTAGTCTTATTTAGGTTTCCAGCCGAAATCAGTACTTTCTCACCCTTGTTGATACCAAGTTCTTCCCGAAGTAAATCAGAATTAACGTCCGGGGAAAATACTGCTGTATCCACTCCCAATGGAAGTAGGTTCACCATTGACGAGCGAATCCCCAGTTCGTCCGTCAGAAATTGCTCTGCGTAAGGGTTTACTGGCAGAAATGTATTTACTTGCCGTTTAAGAAACGGCAAGACCAGATAGCGATGAGCAGAATAGCCTATGTACTTAGATAGCGAGTTGATGTGGAAATTATCGTTATCAATATGGACATCCACAAATAACTTTGCGTCATTCTGAAAGTTGTACCATAAGCTCTGAAGGACGTAGATCGAGTACAGGCCGTGTGAATGGATGATTTCAGGGTTAAACTGTTCCAGTTCTGCTTGGAGGCCCCGAAGACCAACACTTCCGATACTTGTTAGATTTGGGGAGGCCTTCAATCGTGTTGTGGGAACACCGTTGTATGTAAAATTCCCAGTTACGATGGTTTTTCCGTTTGATGTGCGTGGGAGATAGTCACTTGTGAAAATTCGTGCGTCGTGACCAAGCTTACGTTGTTTAGCTGGGAGATGGTTTTCCTGATATCCTAATCCTAGAAAGTACGGATGCTGAATGTGGGCGATTTTCATGATAGTAGTTTTGAAATGGCCTTACGGAATACTCTTGAGGAAGGTGGTTCAAGGTTCCGACTTCGTTGACCGTGACTGCGAACAGACAACGCGATAACATACTGGAACACTTTTAACGCAGACGGCCGACGAATTCTATATGAAGATTGGAATGAATCTACTTTCCATTATTCCAGGCCAT is a window encoding:
- a CDS encoding glycosyltransferase family 4 protein; this translates as MVEEDILVVNFCVFEEEECEYFTKNQIRDYSHSLSGEFSKVWLVGNIVHREGILTSRIDSDSVEVVPYINNQSNFLTSLLIGIARVIRASYASSSAIVNVPSPGYAPLIIPIALLTNHLSVYVAMNPHDAVDRSQTSFRGRITTRLKHLLNVAHTTLALRLSDSVLVRGDKSRYESYGNVHESRPIISISESEKVGNTNDSFDFLYVGGFYERKGLDILLKAFAQVEKEYEEVRLRIVGDGEQRKELEKLTEYLGIDNQVTFEGYIDDSIELAKVYNQSDVLVLPAKRGEGFPRVIDEAHLYALPVITTDLGHFSNSLTDGENALLASPGSVSSLANQLQRIIQSPKIREKLAENGCERVTRLRNETAADQHAAIVKGEYTSETYS
- a CDS encoding glycosyltransferase family 4 protein, whose product is MKIAHIQHPYFLGLGYQENHLPAKQRKLGHDARIFTSDYLPRTSNGKTIVTGNFTYNGVPTTRLKASPNLTSIGSVGLRGLQAELEQFNPEIIHSHGLYSIYVLQSLWYNFQNDAKLFVDVHIDNDNFHINSLSKYIGYSAHRYLVLPFLKRQVNTFLPVNPYAEQFLTDELGIRSSMVNLLPLGVDTAVFSPDVNSDLLREELGINKGEKVLISAGNLNKTKDLDVLLQAFDSVVDEESNIRLLIVGPGPDEYLREIRELVSDLDLSDQVKFCGEVPHESLSEYYNLADVGIWPGKLGITIIEAIGCGLPVIVCHSTATDFLIANENGMTFERGNSKVLASIISQLISDPDRINSYSKKAIEYAQTELSWQKIAERSIELYQE